In Oryza sativa Japonica Group chromosome 11, ASM3414082v1, the following are encoded in one genomic region:
- the LOC136354147 gene encoding uncharacterized protein: MAAAPITLLVLSLLLLAVAAATAATFPTTVNAYTPATGVADAGAAAGEAAGANAASNIAAGAAAGMAADAADSAAANIGAYIPEAGYNPGKLCDNAVVMDSCVEVLPRIPGALTAPDYRALAVILDAYAWKLVQGSRQIADSMRAAEKLGHTMDKCISTCILGLGAAEAYLAALQPLPVEDRLHSIHDGLSALFRDGSDVPAAYSTGCPAGSIRNVDEESVVATFRNVYAVLDLLEQDLSQVYSSATPSTTTPAKPAAEAPAAEAAAALEKECDDAAKPQTSTPTLEAKAYDNAAGAPAAATAAKESSTPATATPVAQAYDNAGAGAAKEEPAAAAAKESSKDNYGGASQ, from the coding sequence ATGGCCGCCGCTCCTATCACGCTGCTCGTGCTgtcactcctcctcctcgccgtcgccgccgccaccgccgccacattcCCCACCACCGTGAACGCCTACACCCCCGCCACCGGCGTCGCggacgccggcgcggcggccggcgaggcggccggcgccaaCGCCGCCTCGaacatcgccgccggcgccgcggcgggcatGGCCGCGGACGCCGcggactcggcggcggcgaacatcGGCGCCTATATACCGGAGGCCGGGTACAACCCGGGGAAGCTGTGCGACAACGCGGTGGTGATGGACTCGTGCGTGGAGGTGCTCCCGAGGATCCCCGGCGCGCTGACGGCGCCGGACTACCGCGCGCTCGCCGTGATCCTGGACGCGTACGCGTGGAAGCTGGTGCAGGGGTCGCGGCAGATCGCCGACTCCATGCGCGCCGCCGAGAAGCTGGGCCACACCATGGACAAGTGCATCTCCACCTGCATCCTgggcctcggcgccgccgaggcGTACCTCGCCGCGCTCCAGCCGCTCCCGGTGGAGGACCGGCTGCACTCCATCCACGACGGCCTCTCCGCGCTCTTCCGCGACGGCAGCGACGTCCCCGCGGCGTACTCCACCGGCTGCCCCGCCGGGAGCATCCGCAACGTCGACGAGGAGTCCGTCGTCGCCACGTTCCGCAACGTCTACGCCGTGCTCGACCTCCTCGAGCAAGACCTCTCGCAGGTCTACTCCTCCGCTACGCCATCTACCACGACGCCAGCcaagccggcggcggaggcgccggcggcggaggcggcggcggcgttggagaAGGAATGCGACGACGCCGCCAAGCCGCAGACCAGCACGCCGACGCTGGAGGCGAAGGCCTACGAcaacgccgccggcgcgcccgcggcggccACGGCCGCTAAGGAGAGCagcacgccggcgacggcgacaccgGTGGCGCAGGCCTACGacaacgccggcgccggcgccgccaagGAGGagcccgcggccgcggccgctaaGGAGAGCAGTAAGGACAACTATGGTGGCGCGAGCCAGTGA